The following are encoded together in the Humulus lupulus chromosome 5, drHumLupu1.1, whole genome shotgun sequence genome:
- the LOC133779474 gene encoding uncharacterized protein LOC133779474, whose protein sequence is MGLIVVNFNDEATRDHVLENGIIQFDRKPVIIRPWTTDLSAVRLVRSVLLWIRLQDLGLQYWGSKCLSALVSIIGKPIMVDKYTRERSRIQFTRVLVEMEVTDNPPTSIQYINEHGQIMEQGVEYEWLPIKCKNCTGFGHSMTDCRKTKNAQWVMKETKLNKDEKAQSSAGFKAVESKGTEIHVDTDKVVDQTSSEEVKTQTDKGDPLLPDKEVSAGTRDINQASHLWHTPKKVAAHSKEGQGSGKNAKVTGQTNKSLNKFIVLQEDRLSGKVTILFQFLQMDSSNIMSWNVRGLNGINKHGPISDLCKSPEIEGRLLIVWRKSFVKVTILEESNQFIHCLVKLIGVQQSFGVTFVYGMNSIEGRRSLWEGLRRPFLKDTAWIYLGDFNAPFTARIYTKIDHVLINEKWVDLFPQATAMFSWEAFSDSSGSREAGNKDVSILQLLDRASRFSYSDKIGDLKVKFYKAKETFQVARLQAQAYPDVLDFQEAEKEVAEAYSKRKAENGIVYFIAEDGKMVDNFSDVVSHYVGHFRDFLGSSSSASGSINTQIVEMGPQLSVLQQMKLLKPFSRKEIREALFSIPITKSPGSDGFGSGFFIAVWNDIGDEVCEAITHCFESGIFPSELHETTLSLIPKVANPSRAVDYRPIACFSTLYKCMSKLICKRLANILPDLIQPNQQAFVKGRSIAHNIMIFQDLIKNYGRATTSSRCAIKIDLRKAYDMVDWVFLENLLKALKFPMKFIGWVMACVRNTSYFLLMNGRIQGKFKGGKGLR, encoded by the exons ATGGGTTTAATAGTGGTTAATTTCAATGATGAAGCAACAAGGGACCATGTTCTAGAGAATGGCATAATCCAGTTTGACAGGAAACCTGTAATTATTCGACCATGGACAACAGATCTGAGTGCTGTTCGTCTAGTTCGCTCTGTTCTACTTTGGATTCGTCTACAAGATCTGGGTCTTCAGTATTGGGGCAGTAAATGTCTTAGTGCCCTTGTTAGTATAATAGGCAAGCCAATAATGGTAGACAAATACACAAGAGAACGCTCACGTATTCAGTTCACTCGGGTGCTAGTTGAGATGGAAGTTACGGATAACCCTCCTACAAGTATTCAGTATATTAATGAACATGGTCAAATCATGGAGCAAGGAGTTGAATATGAATGGTTGCCAATTAAATGCAAGAACTGTACTGGTTTTGGTCATTCAATGACAGATTGTAGGAAGACTAAGAATGCTCAGTGGGTCATGAAGGAAACCAAGTTAAATAAGGATGAAAAAGCTCAGAGTTCAGCTGGTTTTAAAGCTGTAGAATCGAAGGGTACTGAGATTCATGTGGATACTGATAAGGTTGTAGATCAGACTAGTTCAGAAGAAGTCAAGACACAGACTGATAAGGGTGACCCTCTTTTACCAGATAAGGAGGTTTCAGCTGGGACTAGGGACATTAATCAGGCAAGCCATCTATGGCATACTCCGAAAAAGGTTGCTGCTCATTCAAAGGAGGGACAGGGATCTGGTAAAAATGCTAAGGTGACTGGGCAAACGAACAAGAGTTTGAACAAATTTATTGTGCTCCAAGAGGACCGGTTGAGTGGTAAGGTGACAATTCTCTTTcaatttcttcaaatggatagtaGTAATATAATGAGTTGGAATGTAAGAGGGCTTAATGGAATTAATAAACATGGCCCTATTAGTGATCTTTGTAAGAG TCCAGAAATTGAAGGGCGTCTTTTGATTGTTTGGAGGAAGTCTTTTGTGAAGGTTACTATCTTAGAGGAATCAAATCAGTTTATTCATTGTTTGGTTAAGTTGATTGGTGTGCAGCAGAGTTTTGGAGTAACTTTTGTCTATGGAATGAATTCTATAGAAGGAAGGAGAAGCCTTTGGGAGGGGCTAAGAAGGCCTTTTCTTAAGGACACAGCTTGGATTTATCTAGGGGATTTCAATGCCCCTTTTACAG CTAGAATCTATACTAAAATTGATCATGTTCTCATTAATGAGAAGTGGGTGGACTTATTTCCTCAAGCTACAGCTATGTTCAGTTGGGAAGCATTTTCTGATTCTTCAGGTTCAAGAGAAGCTGGGAATAAAGATGTTTCGATTCTTCAATTATTGGATAGAGCATCCAGATTTTCATATTCAG ATAAGATAGGTGACCTGAAGGTTAAATTCTATAAAGCTAAAGAGACCTTTCAAGTAGCTCGTTTACAAGCTCAAGCCTATCCCGATGTATTGGATTTTCAGGAAGCTGAAAAGGAAGTTGCTGAGGCTTATTCA AAGCGTAAAGCGGAGAATGGTATTGTCTATTTCATAGCTGAAGATGGAAAAATGGTGGATAATTTCTCAGATGTGGTCTCTCATTATGTGGGGCATTTTAGAGACTTTTTGGGCAGCTCTAGTTCGGCCTCAGGGAGTATTAATACTCAGATAGTAGAGATGGGACCTCAACTATCAGTTTTGCAGCAAATGAAACTCCTTAAACCTTTTTCTAGGAAGGAGATTAGGGAGGCTCTCTTCAGTATTCCTATAACCAAGTCTCCGGGTTCGGATGGGTTTGGTTCTGGATTTTTTATAGCAGTTTGGAATGACATTGGGGATGAGGTGTGCGAAGCAATTACCCACTGTTTTGAATCAGGTATTTTCCCTTCTGAGCTCCACGAAACAACCTTATCTTTGATTCCTAAGGTTGCCAATCCTTCAAGGGCTGTAGATTATAGACCCATCGCTTGTTTCTCAACATTATATAAGTGTATGTCGAAGCTGATTTGTAAGAGATTGGCCAATATTCTTCCTGATCTTATTCAACCTAATCAGCAAGCATTTGTCAAGGGTCGGTCTATTGCCCACAATAttatgatattccaagatcttatCAAAAACTATGGGAGAGCTACTACTTCATCGAGATGTGCTATCAAAATAGACCTCAGAAAGGCCTATGACATGGTTGATTGGGTCTTCCTTGAGAACCTGTTGAAAGCTTTGAAATTTCCTATGAAATTTATTGGTTGGGTCATGGCTTGTGTAAGGAATACATCTTATTTTCTCTTGATGAATGGTAGGATTCAGGGTAAATTTAAAGGAGGGAAAGGGCTGAGATAA
- the LOC133779475 gene encoding uncharacterized protein LOC133779475: protein MEYLTRSLQQAALNSPFRYYPMCKGLKLINLCFADDLLLFCEGSLAAIRVVKGVLDSFATATGLSINSDKLLVYFGGVSSTERSRIAHELNLTEGLFPLTYLGVPMRPTKWKHEDCEVILQKFRLKIQNWASRHLSFASRIQLINLVLLGLRNYWMSIFVLPQSIVKEIERICRGFLWGSAGQRSKLHIPSWQKVCLPKAYGGSGFRDGATWNRAVLAKYVWALSTKPDLLWVKWIHSIYLKGADFWNYVLIAGCSWYWRKLCHLRDHFRPADMISAGVQGRFKSTRLYNSLLVQQRDEFYRTIWSRIILPNHRFMLWQVVNSHLLTRDNLSRMQVQLASELCNVCDRMQESHSHIFFECIFSTQLVKCIFDRLGFDAWPLDYHNWLVWLARARKRVTAEIVNLVCAAVIYSIWINRNQCFYEGYSSTVLKLTQDIKYTTKYRLNIVSKRLVSVKDQLYIRHLQCR, encoded by the coding sequence ATGGAATATTTGACTAGGAGTTTGCAACAAGCTGCTCTTAATTCACCCTTTCGGTATTATCCAATGTGTAAAGGTCTCAAACTCATTAATCTTTGTTTTGCGGatgatttattgttattttgtgaaGGATCTCTTGCTGCTATTAGAGTTGTCAAAGGGGTGCTTGATAGCTTTGCTACAGCCACCGGTCTTTCTATAAATTCAGATAAATTGCTGGTTTATTTTGGTGGAGTTTCTAGCACAGAAAGATCTAGAATTGCTCATGAGTTAAATCTGACAGAAGGATTATTTCCCCTTACTTATCTTGGGGTCCCTATGAGGCCTACAAAATGGAAGCATGAAGACTGTGAGGTTATTCTTCAGAAATTTCGCTTGAAAATTCAGAATTGGGCGAGTAGACACTTGTCTTTTGCTAGCCGGATTCAACTCATAAATTTAGTGTTACTTGGGCTTCGAAACTATTGGATGTCTATCTTTGTTTTGCCTCAAAGCATAGTTAAGGAAATTGAGAGGATATGTAGGGGCTTCCTGTGGGGTTCAGCTGGTCAGAGAAGTAAATTACACATTCCCTCTTGGCAGAAGGTTTGTCTTCCTAAAGCCTATGGAGGTTCGGGTTTCAGAGATGGAGCTACTTGGAACCGGGCTGTGTTAGCCAAATATGTTTGGGCCTTATCTACGAAACCTGATCTGCTTTGGGTAAAATGGATCCATTCCATTTATCTGAAAGGTGCTGACTTTTGGAACTATGTATTAATAGCAGGTTGTAGTTGGTATTGGCGAAAGCTATGTCATCTCCGGGATCATTTTAGGCCTGCTGATATGATTTCTGCTGGTGTGCAAGGGAGATTTAAATCCACAAGATTGTACAACAGTCTTTTGGTTCAGCAAAGGGATGAGTTCTACAGAACTATTTGGAGCAGAATCATTCTTCCAAATCACAGATTTATGCTCTGGCAAGTTGTAAATTCTCATCTGTTAACTAGGGATAACCTCAGTAGGATGCAAGTTCAGCTAGCCTCTGAGTTATGCAATGTCTGTGACAGAATGCAGGAAAGCCACTCCCATATATTCTTTGAATGTATCTTCTCTACTCAGCTGGTTAAATGTATATTTGATAGGTTGGGGTTTGATGCTTGGCCTCTAGACTATCACAACTGGTTGGTGTGGTTGGCAAGGGCCCGAAAAAGAGTTACAGCTGAAATAGTTAATTTAGTCTGTGCTGCTGTCATCTATAGCATTTGGATAAATAGGAATCAATGTTTTTATGAAGGCTATTCTTCCACAGTTTTGAAGCTAACTCAGGATATTAAGTATACTACTAAATATAGGCTAAATATAGTGTCTAAAAGACTTGTTTCAGTTAAGGATCAACTGTACATTCGGCATTTACAATGTAGATAA